The Thermotoga sp. Ku-13t DNA segment TCGCTGCTCTCATCGTACGCGGTGACACAGCTTGGAAAAAAGTTCGTGCGCGCTTTGAAACCAAAAAAAGATCCCACACACGAATTGAAGTTTGTGGAAGAAGTTATAGAACTGGTCAAATCGTCGCACAACCTTTTGTCCAACAACGTGCAGAGCGCGGACGTGGAAGATGTGCTCGATAAACTCAATGCTGGCTCTGTCCTTGAGCCGCAACAGCTTTTGAGATTGGCGGACGCCATCGCCGTGACAAAGGTTTTGAAAGAAAGGCTCGAAAGACTCCCGGATCAGTTCACGATAAAAGAACTGGCTCGGAGCGTAGAACCAGCCATGGATATCGTTTCAGAGATCCACAGATGTATCGATCCGAACGGACTGATCAAAGACGGGGCCTCTGAGAAGCTGAGAGAGATAAGGCAGCAAATCAAGAATTCTCTGGAAGAGGTAAAAAGAAGAAGCGATGCCTTCATCAAGACAAACAGGACGCTTCTTCAAGATCCCATCTGCGTTTTGAAAGATGGAAGACACGTTTTCCCTGTCAAGGCGAGTCACAGAGGGCAGGTCAGAGGCATAGTGCACGGTGTTTCCGCTTCGTCCGCCACCTGCTTTGTCGAGCCGGACGAGTTCGTACCTCTGAACAACAAACTGTACGAGCTGAGAGAGGAAGAAGCGAAAGAGATAAACAGAATTCTGAGGGAACTGACTGGCCTTGTGAGGCAGAACGCGAAGCGCATAGAAGCAGGTCTCAACTTCGTTGCGACGATAGATTCCATTCACGCGAGAGCCTCGTTCGCGGTCGATTATGAGGCCATCGTGGTTTATCCATCCTCACGAAGGATGGTGCATCTGGTTCAGGCAAGACATCCGTTGCTCGACCGCTCGAGGTTGGTACCCATAGATCTTTCGCTTCCAACGAACAAATCCGGTCTCATTTTGACAGGTCCCAACACCGGTGGTAAAACAGTTTCACTGAAAACCGTGGGCCTGTTTTGCTGCATGATGAAGGCTGCCATACCTCTGCCCTGCGCACATGGTACGGAGATATTCGGATTCGATAGCGTGTTCGTCGACGTCGGAGACGAGCAGAGTATCGAGCAGAACCTCAGCACCTTTTCATCACACCTGCGAAACGTAATACTCGCTCTCCAGAGGGCGAACGAAAACAGTCTGGTCCTGATCGACGAGCTCGGCGCCGGGACCGACCCGGTTGAAGGTGCGGCACTGGGCCTCGCCATCATAGAGCGTTTGAAACAGATTGGTTGCAAGTTCATCGTGACCACACACCTCACGCCGATCAAGCTCCACGCCGTGAACGACGAGAGCCTGGTCAGTGCTTCCCTCGAGTTTGACCCTGAAACGCTGAAACCGACCTACCGCATACTCATGGGCGTTGTCGGTGGTTCTCACGCACTCGAAATAGCGCAAAAACTTGGTCTGGATGAATCTGTCCTGCAGATGGCCAGAGATTACCTCGGCAAAGACTATGTCGAGGTGGCCAGGGTCGTGGAAGAGTATCAAAAACAGCTCGTGCTCACAAAGAAGAGGATAGAGGATCTTGAAAAAGAAAGGCTCCAGCTGGAAAAGGTAAAGCAAGAGTATGAACAAAAATATCAGGAGCTCAAGCAAAAGAAGATTGAAGAACTAGACAGAGAATTGAAACAGCTGTACGACTACATAAAACAGGCGAAGAAGCAGGTCGACGAAACCATAAGATCCATAAAGAGTAAAGAAGATCTAGCGAGTTTGAAAAGCGCTTCGAAACACTTCGAAGACCACGCGGCGAAAGTTAGACAGCTACAGTTCGAGCAGGAAGTGGTTTCAGATTCTCAGATAGACGTTGGAGATACCGTGAGACTGAGAAACGGCGAGGCTGTTGGAAAAGTCGTTGAAAAGAGAGGAGATAGGTACATCGTCGATTTCAACGGTCTCAGGCTCGAGGCGCGCAAGAGAAATCTGGTCAAGGTGGAACAGGTCTTACAGCAGGAAGAAGTGAGTCTCTCCGTCAGTTTCGAGCTGAAAAAACCAGAGATAGATGTGCGGGGCCTCACGGTCGAAGAGGCCGAACCGCTGGTGGAGAAATTCATAGACGATCTGTGTCTTTCGGACTTCAAGGTCGGCTACATCATACACGGGAAAGGCACGGGGAGGCTCGCTGTAGGGATCTGGCAGATTCTGAGGAGAGATCCCAGGGTGAAACGCTACAGGTTCGGCACACCGAACGAGGGTGGAACGGGTGTGACGGTGGTCGAGGTATGAAAAGCGTTTTCGCGCTGGATATTGGAACGAGGAAAGTGGCAGGTCTCATAGGAATGTTTGAAGATGAGGTTTTGACCGTCGTCGATTACGAAGCAATTGAGCATCCTGTGAGGAGCATGCTGGACGGTCAGATACACGACATCAAGAGTGTCGCTAGGATAATCGAAAAGGTGAAGAAGAACCTCGAGAATCGCAACGACACGGTGCTTGAAGAGGTTGCGGTCGCAGTTGCTGGAAGGTTTTTGAAAACGCAGATCGTGGAAGCCACCATGAAGATACCAAACCGTCCAATCGACGAGAAGATCCTCAAAGAACTCGAAGCACAAGCACTGGAAAATGTGAATTTCGCGAGCGATTCGACCAGTAGGCTTTACTGCGCGGGCTATTCAGTTCTGGAATACAAGCTGGATGGATTCTGGATCAAGAATCCCCTCGGACACAGAGGAGAAGAACTCTACACGAAACTGATCGTTGCAATGTTGCCGAATCAGGTCATAGACGCGATGATCAGCGCCTTGCATTTGGCAGGGTTGCGGTGTTCTTTCTTGACGCTTGAGCCCATGGCGGTGTTCGAAATAGCGTTGCCCGATGAGCTTAGGTTTCTGAACGTGGCCCTGGTGGACATCGGTGCCGGAACCAGCGACATCGCGATCGCGAAGGCTGGCACCGTGCTCGGCTACGACATGGTCCCACTCGCAGGCGATGAGGTGACCGAGGCAATAGCCAGGCATTACCTGCTCGATTTCAAGACTGCAGAAACGCTCAAAAGGAACATTGAATCTTTGCAGTTCATGGAGGTCAGGAACATCACAGGTGAGACCATCTTCGTGGAAAGATCAGAATTCGAAAGAGTTATAGAACCGACCGTCACAGAGATCGCAGAAAGCATAGCCGAACGCATTGAAGCTCTGAACCTGGGCAATCCGAGCGCGGTTTTACTGGTAGGAGGTGGGGCCAAACTTTCGTCGCTGAGGGCAAAGCTCGCTGAACGGCTCAAACTTCCGAAGGAACGTGTGGCCCTGAGGTCGGTTGAGGAACTGGAGACGGTGAGGTCCATCAAGGAAGGTTTTGTCGGCAGCGAGTACGTGACGCTCGCCGGGATTGCATACATGAAGGCAAAAGAACTCGGTTCTGTCTACGACGTGGCCCGGCTCAACGGCGAAGAAGTGAGAGTTCTGAGGCTGAACAAAAACCCGACCGTCCTGCAGTTGCTCACCCAGGCGGGTTACAGTTTGAAGGAACTCATAGGCGTGGTCCAACCACCCGTTCAGTACAGAGTCAACGGTGAAGAGAAGATGGTGCAAGGTTTTGTGAAGAAGAAGTTCCGTGTGAAACTCAACGGCAGAGAATGTGCCCTGCACGAGACTCTTAAAACGGGAGACGAAGTTGTGGTGGAACCAGTGGAAGTGGGAAACGTGGAGCTTCCAAGACTGAAGGATCTGATCAAACCGATTCGGGTCTTCTTCAACGGGAACGAAGTCTTCCAAACTCTGCCAGAGGTTCACGTCAACGGTAAAAAGGTGGAAGATCTCGAGCGAGTCATCAGAGATGGTGACGACATCCTGATCGCGTGGCCAAAGAAGGAAGAGATAGAGCAACTTCTGAAAGAAAAACTCGGTTCTGTGAGCTGTACCATCGATGGGGAAACGAAGCGGGTGGATAGGTACAGATTGGCCCTACAGAAGATCGAAGAGGGCGAATCGGAAATACTGTACTACTTTGAGGGTGGAGAGACACGGATAAAAGATCTGCTCCCGGAACCTGGTTCTGTAACGGTGAAGTTCAACGGCAGGGAATTGAAGATCTTTCAGAAGAATCATATCGTCCTGGTGGATGGTGAGTACGTCAGTTCGGACAGACCGCTCTGGGACGGAATGAAGCTGCAACTTTCAAAGTTTGAACCCATCGTGGCTGACGTTCTGGCCAGCGTGGAAATAGATCTGAAGAACCTCAAGGATTACACACTCACACTCAACGGAAAACCTGCGAGCTTCCTCGATCGAATCAAAGATGGAGACGAACTGAACTTCGTTGCGAGATCAAAAAGTCTCGACGAACCCAAAGCGCCATCTGAACCTGCCGTTCAGTAAGTCCATCCCGACGAAGAACCTGTCTGTGAAATGCTTGCCTTCAGGCGGTGTCAGAAAGAAGTTCACGGCAACGTAGATGGATTCGACCACATCGAATCCTTTCAAAAATGGATACATCATTCCGACACTGAACTCGAGGTTTTCAAAAACGTAATCGACGAAGGCCCCCGCTCCCACGTTCGCTGACCAGGTTGGTGTGGACTCGCCCGTTGTGAAATTGCCCAGAGTCGCACTGACCATGGGCCCGAGGGAGAAAGATTCAACACTGTACAGGCAGAGCTTCGCCAGAACTTCAAAGCTGTACATGTCAAACTGAGAGCCACTGAAGATCCCGCCAACGTCGAAGGTCAGGCCAGTCTCAACGGAAAACCTTCGATCGAGAAAGCCTACAGAGAGATTCCAACCCTGTACTTTGGCCAAACACAGGCCTGTCGATACGACGAAATGCGAGGCAAAAACATGAACGACCAGAGCGAGAAGCATCAACAACAAGATCTTTCTCATCGACCCACCTCACTTTTCGTACGGTACTCCGTCTGCTGCAGGTGGCCGCGTCTTGCCGATGAAACCTGCGATCACGATCAAGGTGACGATGAACGGGAACATGTTGAACAGCGGTTTCGTCGTGGATGCAACCCTCAGCAAAGGACTGCTTTGAAGCTGGTTAGCGAACGCTTCGGAAAAACCAAACAACAGGCTCGCCCACATGGCACCCACCGGATTCCAGTTGCCCAGTATCATTGCAGCGAGCGCTATGAAACCTCGCCCACCAGTCATCAGTTCGCGGAAGTTACCCACTTCCCCAACGCTCAGAAACGCTCCACCCAGCGAAGCCATTACGCCGCTCATCAGAACGCCGAAATACCTCACCGCATACACGTTGACACCCAGCGTATCGGCAGCCTCAGGATTTTCCCCCACAGACCTCATTCTCAATCCGAGTTTGGTTTTGTATATGATGAACCAGGTGATCGCCACGGAGGCGAAGGCCATGTAAATCATCGGGCTCAGCTCTCCGATGGACTGCGCCAGGAACCTGTTCTTCATCAATAAAGGAATCTTAACTTCCGGAATCTTGCCCACGATATCTGTCTGACCCGGCCTGCCGAATATTGGTTCCATCAAAAAACCTGTCAATCCCTGCGCTAAGAGTATCAGCGCGGTACCGGAGACTATCTGGTTTCCCCTCCAGGTTATGCTCGCCCACGCATGCAACCAGGCCATCCCCACTCCCACGAAGACGGCGAAGAGCACACCGATCCATGCGTTGCCCGTGAGCCAGGTGAAGACGACCGAGACGAACGCACCCATGAGCATGATGCCTTCCAGAGCGATGTTCACAACACCCGTTATTTCGCTGAAAACTCCTCCCAAGGAAGCGAAGATCAAGGGTGTAGCAGCCGTCAGCGTGAGTTTGTAGAACGCGGGGTTGGTGAATATATCTATCAGAGCCAGGAAGAGTCTCATCTGGCCACCTTCTTTCTT contains these protein-coding regions:
- a CDS encoding endonuclease MutS2; the protein is MEVHTLERLEYDKFLSLLSSYAVTQLGKKFVRALKPKKDPTHELKFVEEVIELVKSSHNLLSNNVQSADVEDVLDKLNAGSVLEPQQLLRLADAIAVTKVLKERLERLPDQFTIKELARSVEPAMDIVSEIHRCIDPNGLIKDGASEKLREIRQQIKNSLEEVKRRSDAFIKTNRTLLQDPICVLKDGRHVFPVKASHRGQVRGIVHGVSASSATCFVEPDEFVPLNNKLYELREEEAKEINRILRELTGLVRQNAKRIEAGLNFVATIDSIHARASFAVDYEAIVVYPSSRRMVHLVQARHPLLDRSRLVPIDLSLPTNKSGLILTGPNTGGKTVSLKTVGLFCCMMKAAIPLPCAHGTEIFGFDSVFVDVGDEQSIEQNLSTFSSHLRNVILALQRANENSLVLIDELGAGTDPVEGAALGLAIIERLKQIGCKFIVTTHLTPIKLHAVNDESLVSASLEFDPETLKPTYRILMGVVGGSHALEIAQKLGLDESVLQMARDYLGKDYVEVARVVEEYQKQLVLTKKRIEDLEKERLQLEKVKQEYEQKYQELKQKKIEELDRELKQLYDYIKQAKKQVDETIRSIKSKEDLASLKSASKHFEDHAAKVRQLQFEQEVVSDSQIDVGDTVRLRNGEAVGKVVEKRGDRYIVDFNGLRLEARKRNLVKVEQVLQQEEVSLSVSFELKKPEIDVRGLTVEEAEPLVEKFIDDLCLSDFKVGYIIHGKGTGRLAVGIWQILRRDPRVKRYRFGTPNEGGTGVTVVEV
- a CDS encoding cell division protein FtsA; this encodes MKSVFALDIGTRKVAGLIGMFEDEVLTVVDYEAIEHPVRSMLDGQIHDIKSVARIIEKVKKNLENRNDTVLEEVAVAVAGRFLKTQIVEATMKIPNRPIDEKILKELEAQALENVNFASDSTSRLYCAGYSVLEYKLDGFWIKNPLGHRGEELYTKLIVAMLPNQVIDAMISALHLAGLRCSFLTLEPMAVFEIALPDELRFLNVALVDIGAGTSDIAIAKAGTVLGYDMVPLAGDEVTEAIARHYLLDFKTAETLKRNIESLQFMEVRNITGETIFVERSEFERVIEPTVTEIAESIAERIEALNLGNPSAVLLVGGGAKLSSLRAKLAERLKLPKERVALRSVEELETVRSIKEGFVGSEYVTLAGIAYMKAKELGSVYDVARLNGEEVRVLRLNKNPTVLQLLTQAGYSLKELIGVVQPPVQYRVNGEEKMVQGFVKKKFRVKLNGRECALHETLKTGDEVVVEPVEVGNVELPRLKDLIKPIRVFFNGNEVFQTLPEVHVNGKKVEDLERVIRDGDDILIAWPKKEEIEQLLKEKLGSVSCTIDGETKRVDRYRLALQKIEEGESEILYYFEGGETRIKDLLPEPGSVTVKFNGRELKIFQKNHIVLVDGEYVSSDRPLWDGMKLQLSKFEPIVADVLASVEIDLKNLKDYTLTLNGKPASFLDRIKDGDELNFVARSKSLDEPKAPSEPAVQ
- a CDS encoding ABC transporter permease, which translates into the protein MRLFLALIDIFTNPAFYKLTLTAATPLIFASLGGVFSEITGVVNIALEGIMLMGAFVSVVFTWLTGNAWIGVLFAVFVGVGMAWLHAWASITWRGNQIVSGTALILLAQGLTGFLMEPIFGRPGQTDIVGKIPEVKIPLLMKNRFLAQSIGELSPMIYMAFASVAITWFIIYKTKLGLRMRSVGENPEAADTLGVNVYAVRYFGVLMSGVMASLGGAFLSVGEVGNFRELMTGGRGFIALAAMILGNWNPVGAMWASLLFGFSEAFANQLQSSPLLRVASTTKPLFNMFPFIVTLIVIAGFIGKTRPPAADGVPYEK